The Marinobacter subterrani genome has a segment encoding these proteins:
- a CDS encoding GlsB/YeaQ/YmgE family stress response membrane protein codes for MNLILFLIIGGVAGWLAGLIMKGRGFGVLANIGIGIVGSFLGGFVFRLLGLAAQGAVGELVTATVGAILLLAIVSAIKKG; via the coding sequence ATGAATCTGATTCTGTTTCTGATTATTGGTGGTGTTGCCGGCTGGCTGGCCGGGCTGATCATGAAGGGCCGCGGTTTCGGGGTACTGGCCAACATCGGTATTGGTATCGTTGGCTCGTTCCTCGGTGGCTTTGTTTTCCGGCTTTTGGGTCTGGCGGCCCAGGGTGCTGTCGGTGAGCTGGTGACGGCAACGGTGGGTGCGATCCTGCTGCTGGCCATTGTCAGCGCAATCAAGAAGGGCTGA
- a CDS encoding class GN sortase codes for MSRFSLTLLTSSAALLVFGLWIPLKAVLAQEMLELAWAESQARQAESRPWPWADTWPVARLAIPELNDSMIVLEGAHGESLAFGPGRLAGDEDDHRVVVIAGHRDTHFRGLEALETGNEIRLQNRSGRWRNYRVENVRVVDSRLELIDTRQLPDGTLLLVTCYPFNSVDAGGPLRYVVQARATATGGPREQIDTVAGL; via the coding sequence ATGAGTCGGTTTTCCCTCACACTGCTCACCAGCTCTGCTGCTTTGTTGGTATTCGGGTTGTGGATTCCGCTGAAGGCGGTGCTTGCCCAGGAAATGCTGGAGCTGGCCTGGGCCGAGAGCCAGGCCCGGCAGGCCGAATCACGGCCCTGGCCCTGGGCGGATACCTGGCCGGTCGCCCGGTTGGCGATACCGGAACTGAACGACTCGATGATCGTTCTGGAGGGCGCGCACGGCGAGAGCCTGGCGTTCGGGCCGGGCCGGTTGGCGGGCGATGAAGACGACCACCGCGTCGTGGTTATCGCCGGTCACCGGGACACGCATTTTCGTGGCCTGGAGGCTCTGGAGACTGGCAATGAAATCAGACTCCAGAACCGCAGTGGCCGCTGGCGCAATTACCGCGTCGAAAATGTCCGGGTGGTGGACAGCCGTTTAGAGCTGATTGACACCCGGCAGTTGCCGGATGGCACCCTGTTACTGGTGACCTGCTATCCGTTCAACAGTGTCGATGCCGGCGGCCCGCTCCGATATGTGGTGCAGGCCCGGGCGACCGCAACCGGTGGCCCGCGGGAACAAATTGATACTGTTGCCGGGCTATAA
- a CDS encoding lysophospholipid acyltransferase family protein yields the protein MGVVRKFLAWLSVPVICLFALVLYIARPFNPDNNRLLGATVARAGRAILGMERPLEGREHIPADRPTVVIANHQHNDDLFVVGDLLPPRTVTVGKSSLVWVPFFGQVFWLGGNVILNRGRSHKAIAVMQATSSAIVRDRKSLWVFPEGTRSRGRGLQKFKKGAFHAAVASGAPITMVCAQEYQDKAIGWSGRREAVAVRILPPVETEGLTVDDIPELMARCHRQMAETIASL from the coding sequence ATGGGCGTTGTAAGAAAATTCCTGGCATGGCTCAGTGTGCCGGTGATCTGTCTGTTTGCATTGGTGTTGTATATTGCCCGGCCATTCAACCCGGATAACAACCGTTTGCTGGGTGCAACGGTCGCCCGGGCAGGCCGGGCGATTCTTGGCATGGAGAGGCCCCTTGAGGGTCGTGAACACATTCCGGCAGACCGTCCGACCGTGGTCATTGCCAACCATCAGCATAACGACGACCTGTTTGTGGTGGGCGATCTTCTGCCACCACGCACGGTGACCGTCGGCAAGTCGTCGCTGGTCTGGGTGCCGTTCTTTGGCCAGGTGTTCTGGCTCGGGGGCAACGTGATACTCAACCGGGGCCGTTCCCACAAAGCCATTGCCGTGATGCAGGCCACCAGCAGCGCCATAGTGCGGGACCGTAAAAGCCTCTGGGTGTTTCCGGAAGGCACCCGGAGCCGGGGCCGGGGTCTGCAAAAATTCAAGAAAGGCGCCTTTCATGCTGCCGTTGCGTCCGGCGCGCCCATTACCATGGTGTGTGCTCAGGAGTACCAGGACAAAGCCATCGGCTGGAGCGGCCGGCGTGAGGCGGTTGCGGTCCGGATTCTGCCTCCAGTCGAAACCGAGGGCCTGACCGTTGACGACATTCCCGAGCTTATGGCCCGCTGCCACCGGCAAATGGCGGAAACCATTGCCAGCCTCTGA
- a CDS encoding OmpA family protein produces the protein MTVLVLDSPELIATAAIAAGFNPAAFEAGSQRPHRMKFHYGFNKHSLAAEDIGFLQQHAAYLRQHPSVSIRIHGHSDNFGAEDYNGFLSRLRANAVARILMQEGVPESRILMAHWGSARPLARPEDHAANRRVELEYLTLDMARAL, from the coding sequence ATGACCGTACTCGTACTGGACAGCCCGGAGCTGATTGCCACAGCGGCAATAGCCGCCGGTTTTAACCCTGCGGCATTCGAGGCTGGCAGCCAGCGCCCGCACCGGATGAAGTTTCACTATGGCTTTAACAAGCATTCACTGGCCGCTGAGGACATCGGGTTCCTGCAACAGCATGCCGCGTACCTGAGACAGCACCCTTCGGTCAGCATCAGGATTCACGGCCACTCGGACAACTTCGGCGCGGAGGACTATAACGGGTTCCTGTCCCGGTTGCGGGCCAATGCGGTTGCCCGGATTCTGATGCAGGAAGGCGTGCCGGAATCCCGGATTCTTATGGCCCACTGGGGATCAGCGCGCCCCCTGGCCAGACCGGAGGACCACGCCGCCAACCGGCGCGTTGAGCTGGAGTACCTGACGCTTGATATGGCCAGGGCGCTCTAG
- a CDS encoding MAPEG family protein: MIVPVTGVFAAVIGILLLVLSAQVVKFRLKYRKGLGTTDDVDFQAAVRAHANLVEYAPMGLIMLGIAELNGAASGLIYWTGMGLVVGRILHAFGMINGRGSTHWARMIGILLTWLAILVAALLLLWNVWQVYG, encoded by the coding sequence ATGATCGTACCCGTAACCGGAGTGTTTGCCGCGGTTATTGGCATTCTTTTGCTGGTGTTGTCGGCCCAGGTCGTGAAGTTCCGCTTGAAGTACCGCAAGGGGCTGGGTACAACCGATGATGTGGATTTCCAGGCCGCGGTAAGGGCCCATGCCAACCTGGTGGAATATGCGCCCATGGGGCTGATCATGCTGGGTATTGCCGAGCTGAACGGCGCAGCCAGCGGGCTGATCTACTGGACAGGTATGGGCCTGGTTGTCGGTCGCATTCTCCATGCCTTCGGCATGATCAATGGTCGTGGCAGTACCCACTGGGCCCGGATGATCGGCATTCTTCTGACCTGGCTGGCCATACTCGTTGCCGCTCTGTTACTGCTGTGGAATGTCTGGCAGGTCTACGGCTGA